A DNA window from Gigantopelta aegis isolate Gae_Host chromosome 4, Gae_host_genome, whole genome shotgun sequence contains the following coding sequences:
- the LOC121371134 gene encoding protein phosphatase 1B-like, which produces MGAFLDKPKTDKHNEGGFGNGLRYGLCSMQGWRVEMEDAHTAVIGLPYGMKDWSFFAVFDGHAGAKVSAFCAEQLLEHIIVNEDFHGKLDIREGTEIQPSLEEVKKGIKTGFLKLDQMMRTMPEMMSGEDKSGSTAVCAIVSPEHVFFANCGDSRAALCRGGKCSFATQDHKPVNPTEKERIQNAGGSVMIQRVNGSLAVSRALGDFEYKNVEGKGPCEQLVSPEPEIYVQDRSPEDQFLVLACDGIWDVMTNDELCSFVISRMQVSNSLEQVSNQVVDTCLYKGSRDNMSIVIIAFEGAPKVDENAVKKEKELEEKIEAKIKDILLKESPDNQDLQYVMHILSNEFEALYPPGGGIASKKGFIEHIYNTLRPHEEVEDDMP; this is translated from the exons ATGGGAGCATTTCTAGATAAACCAAAGACTGATAAGCACAATGAGGGGGGTTTTGGCAATGGTCTTCGCTATGGCCTTTGCAGCATGCAGGGCTGGAGAGTGGAAATGGAAGATGCCCACACTGCTGTTATTGGGCTTCCATATGGCATGAAGGATTGGTCATTTTTTGCCGTCTTTGATGGACATGCTGGTGCCAAAGTTTCAGCCTTTTGTGCAGAGCAGTTGCTTGAACACATCATAGTTAATGAAGACTTTCATGGGAAGTTGGACATCCGGGAAGGAACCGAGATCCAGCCATCACTGGAAGAAGTTAAAAAAGGTATTAAAACAGGATTTTTAAAACTAGACCAGATGATGCGTACTATGCCAGAGATGATGAGTGGTGAGGACAAAAGTGGATCAACAGCCGTTTGTGCAATTGTTTCACCAGAGCatgttttttttgcaaattgTGGCGATTCTAGGGCAGCTTTGTGCCGTGGTGGGAAGTGTTCATTCGCAACACAAGACCACAAACCAGTTAACCCCACAGAGAAGGAGCGAATTCAAAATGCTGGAGGCAGTGTTATGATTCAGAGAGTCAATGGCTCGCTTGCAGTGTCTCGGGCACTTGGGGATTTTGAGTACAAAAATGTTGAAGGTAAAGGTCCATGTGAACAGCTTGTTTCACCAGAGCCGGAGATATATGTTCAAGACCGCAGCCCAGAAGATCAGTTtcttgtcttggcatgtgacgGAATCTGGGATGTTATGACGAACGATGAACTGTGCTCTTTTGTGATAAGTAGAATGCAGGTGTCGAACAGTCTGGAGCAAGTTAGCAATCAAGTTGTCGATACTTGTTTATATAAG GGAAGCCGAGACAACATGAGTATAGTTATCATTGCATTTGAAGGGGCACCAAAAGTTGACGAAAATGCTGTTAAGAAAGAAAAGGAGTTGGAAGAGAAAATAGAAGCTAAAATTAAAG ACATTCTTTTAAAAGAGTCCCCAGATAATCAAGACCTTCAGTATGTGATGCATATCTTATCTAACGAGTTCGAAGCTCTCTATCCTCCTGGCGGGGGTATTGCTTCAAA GAAAGGATTCATAGAACATATTTATAACACACTGCGACCTCACGAGGAGGTGGAG GATGACATGCCCTAG